One genomic window of Oryctolagus cuniculus chromosome 11, mOryCun1.1, whole genome shotgun sequence includes the following:
- the TMBIM6 gene encoding bax inhibitor 1 isoform X1, whose product MNVFDRKINFDALLKFSHITPSTQQHLKKVYASFALCMFVAAAGAYVHVVTHFIQAGLLSALGSLGLMMWLMATPHSHETEQKRLGLLAGFAFLTGVGLGPALELCIAINPSILPTAFLGTAMIFTCFTLSALYARRRTYLFLGGILMSAMSLMLLSSLGNLFFGSIWLFQANLYMGLVVMCGFVLFDTQLIIEKAENGDKDYIWHCVDLFLDFITLFRKLMMILAMNEKDKKKEKK is encoded by the exons ATGAACGTGTTTGATCGGAAGATAAACTTTGACGCGCTCTTAAAATTTTCCCACAT AACCCCCTCGACGCAGCAGCACCTGAAGAAGGTCTATGCCAGCTTTGCCCTCTGTATGTTTGTGGCGGCTGCAGGGGCCTACGTGCATGTGGTCACGCATTTCATCCAG GCTGGCCTGCTGTCTGCTCTGGGCTCCCTGGGGTTGATGATGTGGCTGATGGCAACACCTCATAGTCATGAAACTGAGCAGAAGAGACTGGGGCTTCTCGCCGGATTCGCTTTCCTTACAG gagttggcctgggccctgctctggaATTGTGCATTGCCATCAACCCCAG CATCCTTCCCACGGCCTTCCTGGGCACAGCCATGATCTTCACCTGCTTCACCCTGAGCGCACTCTACGCCAGGCGCCGTACCTACCTCTTCCTGGGAG GTATCTTGATGTCGGCCATGAGCCTGATGCTCTTGTCTTCCTTGGGTAACCTTTTTTTTGGATCCATTTGGCTTTTCCAG GCAAACCTGTACATGGGGCTGGTGGTCATGTGCGGCTTTGTCCTTTTTGATACTCAACTCATCATTGAGAAGGCTGAGAATGGAGATAAGGATTATATCTG GCACTGCGTGGACCTCTTCCTGGATTTCATCACTCTCTTCAGGAAACTCATGATGATCCTGGCTATGAATGAGAAG gacaagaagaaagagaagaagtga
- the TMBIM6 gene encoding bax inhibitor 1 isoform X2 — MLRKESGANAGRVRAHPVLEELVGSCEAGGEEPRLCPTDSGTMNVFDRKINFDALLKFSHITPSTQQHLKKVYASFALCMFVAAAGAYVHVVTHFIQAGLLSALGSLGLMMWLMATPHSHETEQKRLGLLAGFAFLTGVGLGPALELCIAINPSILPTAFLGTAMIFTCFTLSALYARRRTYLFLGGILMSAMSLMLLSSLGNLFFGSIWLFQANLYMGLVVMCGFVLFDTQLIIEKAENGDKDYIWHCVDLFLDFITLFRKLMMILAMNEKDKKKEKK; from the exons ATGCTGCGTAAAGAGTCTGGAGCCAACGCTGGGAGGGTCAGAGCACATCCGGTGTTAGAAGAGCTCGTAGGCTCCTGCGAGGCGGGTGGAGAAG AGCCGAGGCTGTGTCCCACAGACTCTGGAACCATGAACGTGTTTGATCGGAAGATAAACTTTGACGCGCTCTTAAAATTTTCCCACAT AACCCCCTCGACGCAGCAGCACCTGAAGAAGGTCTATGCCAGCTTTGCCCTCTGTATGTTTGTGGCGGCTGCAGGGGCCTACGTGCATGTGGTCACGCATTTCATCCAG GCTGGCCTGCTGTCTGCTCTGGGCTCCCTGGGGTTGATGATGTGGCTGATGGCAACACCTCATAGTCATGAAACTGAGCAGAAGAGACTGGGGCTTCTCGCCGGATTCGCTTTCCTTACAG gagttggcctgggccctgctctggaATTGTGCATTGCCATCAACCCCAG CATCCTTCCCACGGCCTTCCTGGGCACAGCCATGATCTTCACCTGCTTCACCCTGAGCGCACTCTACGCCAGGCGCCGTACCTACCTCTTCCTGGGAG GTATCTTGATGTCGGCCATGAGCCTGATGCTCTTGTCTTCCTTGGGTAACCTTTTTTTTGGATCCATTTGGCTTTTCCAG GCAAACCTGTACATGGGGCTGGTGGTCATGTGCGGCTTTGTCCTTTTTGATACTCAACTCATCATTGAGAAGGCTGAGAATGGAGATAAGGATTATATCTG GCACTGCGTGGACCTCTTCCTGGATTTCATCACTCTCTTCAGGAAACTCATGATGATCCTGGCTATGAATGAGAAG gacaagaagaaagagaagaagtga